The region GCCGCCGCCCGCGAGCCACTCGGTGGCGTTCAGGGCGAGGGCGGCGTCGGTGGCGCCGGTGTCGTTCCAGCCGTCGTACAGGGTGTTGCCGGACTGACCGGTGCCGTCGTCGATCGGCGAACTGTCGCCCCAGAACGCCACTCGGCCGCTGCCGAAGGTGCTGGTGGCGAAGAACGCTCCCGTGTTGCCGGAGTATCCGGTGCGGTAGAGCAGGCCCTTGACGGCCGAGTTGTCGGCCGGCTTGAGCGTGGCCGTCGTACCACTGGCGATCAGGCTCTTGGTGACCGTACCGAACGAGCCGTGCAGGACCGCGTTGCTGCTGTCGCTGATGGCGCTCGGGTAGTCGGAGCTGATGCTCAGCGTGTCGATGGAGAACCCGAACGGGTCGGTGGAGTCGACGCTGTTGTTGGTCATCAGGTCGTTGAGGATCTCGACCGCGTCCTCACCGTCGCTGTTGCGGTCGGCACCGGTGTGGTCGGAGACCATGAACAGACCGCCGCCGTTCTTCACGAACGTCATGATCGCGGTCTTCTCCGCGGTCGTGAAGAGCGTGTTGGGCTCGGGCAGCACCAGCGTGTCGAAGTTCGACAGATCGGTGGCCGTCGAGCCGCCGTAGGCCAGGCTGGAGCCCGAAGGCAGCGTCTTCAGGCTGTAGTCGCCGGTCTTCTGCAGGGCCACACCCCAGGAGGAGAGGGCGCCGGTCCAATCGGTCTCCGCCGACGGCGAGGAGTCCTGGCCCAGCGGGTCGGGCTGGCTGGTGGAGATGATCCAGTCGGCGTTGCCGGCCGTCTCCGCGTGGGCGTTGTCGAGCAGGATGCGGTGCGGGGTCGCGGCGGCGGCCGGAGCGGCCGCGGACGCCTGGACGGCCGCACCCGCGACGAGCAGTCCGAACACGGCCGCAGCCGTGGTGAGTCTGTGGCGGGATCTTCTGAATCCGAGCATCCTGCAAACCTCCATGAGGGGTGGGGAGAGGCGGTGCGGGCGCCAAGTCTGCGCGCGTAGAACGGTGGTTGGCCGTCTGCCGCGCGACAGATTCTTGAACGGTACATGACAGGAACGCGAGTGAACAGGAGCCCGTCGGAGCGGACGCGGGACGGCCGGAAAGCGGAACGGACTGTCTTCGCCCGCAGGGGGAACACACCTAACTGCGGGGGTCCTGGCAAAAAGGGGCGGACATGGAGATCTCAGGCATCATCAGTGCCATTCTCATCGGCATCATCATCGGCATACTGGGCCGGCTCGTGGTCCCGGGACGCCAGCGCATCGGCATCCTGTGGACGATCCTCGTCGGCATCGTGGCCGCGTTCATCGGCTCGGGGATCGCCGCCGCGTTCGGCGTGGCGAACACGAAGGGCGTCGACTGGATCGAGTGGCTCATTCAGATCGGACTCGCGGCGGTGGGCGTCGCGGCGCTCGACCGGGTGAAGGTGCGCCGCTGACGGGGCCGACCGGCGGTCGGTGACGCCGTCCCCGCCCGGACGACGTCCGGTGTCACCCGTACACGTACGGCGTTGTCGTGGTCAGGGGCTCGAAGCCCAGACGGGCGAGGACCGGGCGGCTCTGGCTGGTGGCGTCCACCTGGACATAGCGGTAGCCGCGCTCGGCGGCGACGCGGGCGCGGTGGGCGACCAGCGCGCGGTAGATGCCGCGGCGACGCCAGGAGTCGATGGTGCCGCCGCCCCAGAGGCCGGCGAAGCGGGTGCCGGGGACCAGCTCCATGCGGGCGGCGCTGACCGGGACGTCACCGGCGAGGGCCACCACCGCGACGACGTTGTCCTCGTCGCCGGTGAGCTGGGCGAGGAGTTGGTGGCGCATCCGGGTGCTGTCCGTACCGAAGGCCTGTTCGTGGACGTCCGCGACGAGGTCGACGCCCGCGCGGTCGGTGACGGGCAGCAGCCGTACGCCCTCGGGCGGCTGGGCGTCGAGCGCGAGGTCGCCCAACTCGGCGATCATCAGGGTCTCCTCGGGCTGGGCGACGAACCCGGCGGCGCGCAGCCGCTTTCCCAGGCCCTCGGGCTTGTCGTGCCCGTACAGCTTCCACTCGAACTCGCGGCCGAGTTCGCCGAAGTAGCGCATCTGCTCGGCGATCGCGGCATCGGCGATCGATTCGTCCAGGTCCGACCAGATCACTCCGTTCCAGCCGTGCTCGGTGCCGACCTGGCGCACCACCTTGTCGACGCGCTCGACCCGGGCTCCCGGGCTGTCGGGCCGCGCGCCCTCCCGCATGTCCCGGTCGAACAGGGCCAGTACCGCAACGTGATCCATGGGGTCACTCCAGCACCCCGGAGCGCATAGGGCAACGGCTCTGCACCGGGGCGGAGTCGATCGGCCCACTCCACCCCGGTGTTTCGTCCCTGGTCAGGCACGGTTCAGTTGCGGGTCCACTGCTGGTTGGATCCGCCGTTGCACGACCAGAGGTCGATCAGGGTTCCGTTCGCCGTCGCGGCGCCCAGCGCGTCCAGGCACAGGCCCGAGACATTGTTGGTGACGGTTCCGTTGGAGTTGAAGGTCCACTTCTGGTTGGTGCCGCCGTTGCAGTCCCACAGGACGACCTTGGTGCCATTGGCGGTACCGCTGTTGTAGGCGTCGAGGCACTTGTTGCCGTAGACCACCAGTTCACCGCGCGAGGTGTAGGTGAACGTCTGGTTCTGGCCACCGCCGCAGTCCCACAGTTCGGCCTGGCTGTTGTTGGTGATCGTGCTCTTGAAGAAGTCCAGGCACCGTCCGGATCCGGTGCCGACGACCGCCGTCCCGTTGGTGCCCGGGACGGCGCGCACGGCCACGGCGTCGATGTCGGGCGCGGTGCCCAAGGCCCCGAAGGTCAGCGTGTTGGAGCCCTTCGCCAGGGACGCGAGGACGGAGACGGTCCGGTAGGTGGTCGCCGAGCCGGTGGGCGGGAAGGCCAGCGTCTGCGCGTACTGGCCACCCACCTGAAGCGTCGCCTTGCGGTCCGCGGTACCCCCGTTGGCGTAGGTGATGTCGATCAACTCGGTGCCCGCGGCGGACGCCGTGACTCCGGTGAAGGCCGGGGTCGTCGCGGACGTGGTGTCCTCGTACGTCGTCCCGGACGCCTCGGTGCCGGAGACGGTGAGCAGCACACCCTCGCCCGCGGGGACGCTGGTGGTGTAACTCGTCGCGAACGAACCGGCGTTGGACGCCGACCAGACGTTGCGTACGGCGGCGGAGGCGGTGGTCAGACCCATGTCCTGCCAGCGGGCGGTGATGTTCGCCGCGGCGGACGTACGATTCAGCAGCAGGACCGCGCGCTTGCCGGTACCGGAGAGGATCTTGCTGTAAACCTGCAGGCCGGTGCTGTCCTCGGCGACCTTGACGCCCTGGAGGCCGCGCGGGTCCTGGTCGATCGCGACGACCTCGGAGTTGGTGAGGATCGAGGCGGTCGTCGCACTCATGGTGGCCAGGTTGTTGCCCGCGAGCAGGGGGGCGCCGGAGATCGCCCACAGGCCCATGTGGGTGCGGTTCTGGGCGGCGCTCAGGCCGTTCATGCCGACCGTCATCATGTCCGGGTCGTTGTAGTAACCGGTGTGCTGGGCGGCGGGGTGCAGCGACTTGTCGAAGTTGGCCAGGATGCTGGTCATCGTCGGGTTGTCGGGGTAGTAGACGATGTCGGTGCTGGTGCGCCACATCGCGCCCGTGCCGGCAGCCCAGTTCCAGGGGTTGCCCGTGCCCCACTCGCACAGTGACAGCACCAGTGAGCGGCCCGTGACCGCGGTCGCGGCGGTGTTGGCGTCGCGGATCGCCTTGTACGTCGTCTCCTGGTCGAGGCCCTCGGCGTCACCGCCGCACCAGTCGACCTTCAGGAAGTCGAAGCCCCAGTTCTGGAAGGTCTCCAGGTCCTGCTGGTTGTGGCCCTCCATACCGGTGTTGGGTGCGGCGGGCGTCCCCGAGGGGGTCGGGTAGTAGTAGCCGCAGCCGTTCTTGCCCGCGTCGGTGTAGATCCCGGCCTTGAGGCCCTTGCTGTGGATGTAGTCGACGATGGCTTTCATCCCGCCCGGCCACTTGGCGGTGTCGACGGTGATGTTGCCGCTGCTGTCGCGGGTGCCCAGCCACCAGCCCTCGTCGATGTTGACGTACTTGTAGCCCGCGGCGGCCATGCCCGACGACACGAGGGCGTCGGCCTGGGCCTTGATGGTGTCGTAGTCGATGACGCTGGCGAAGGTGTTCCAGGACGCCCAGCCCATCGGGGCCGGTGCGACCCCGATCTGGTTGGTGCTGACGGCGGTCGGCTCGGCGGTGAGCGAAGTGGCGGAGCGTCCGACTCCGGCCAATCCGGCGATGGCCAGGCCCAGGACGACGCCATGAACGGCTGCGCGCTTCAGGAGGCCCCTGAGGCGCGCGGTGTGCGAATGGGGGGACATGCGGCTCTCCCTTGGGCGGTTTGTTCGCAGACTCGAACAAAAGTCAACGAGACTCGCCATATGGGAGCCGCCATTCCGCAGGCGCGTCAAGTCCCTTGCCGGCAGAGCCCGTTCACGTTCGGCCACACCGTCGGTGAACGTCTCCGCGCCCCGGAGGCCGCCCGTCGCGTCGCCACCCGCACGCGGTACCTTCGGTTCGATCCGGCCCGACCCGGCCGGCAAAGATCTCAAGCATCGGGATGGTCATGCGCGAGGACGCGATCGTCGAGGTGGCGGCCGGAATCCATCTGGTTCACGGCAGCAACACCAACTGGGTGATCCTGACCGAGGGGGACGCCGTCACCCTGATCGACACCGGATATCCGGGTGACCGCCCGGACGTCCTCGCCTCCCTCGACGCGCTCGGCCACTCCCCCGAGGCCATCAGCGCCGTACTCATCACCCACGCGCACAACGACCATCTCGGGTCGGCCGAGTACCTGAGCAGCACATACGGCGTCCCGGTCCATCTGCACGAGGAGGAGGTGCCGCACGCGCGCCGCGAGTTCCTCCAGCAGGTGAGCGTGGGCGAGGTGATGCGCCAGGCCTGGCGTCCCGGCGTGCTGCCCTGGGCGGTGCACGCGATCCGGTCCGGCGGCAAGGCGGATGTCCGGATGACCCGGCCCGAGCCGTTCCCCGGCCAGGGGGCGCTCGATCTTCCCGGCGGTCCGGTGCCGGTGCACACACCCGGGCACACCGCCGGACACTGTGTCTACCACCTGCCGGACGCCGGCATCGTGATCTCCGGCGACGCCCTGGTCAGCGGCCACCCCACCTCGCGGATACAGGGACCGCAGCTGCTGCCCGCCATGTTCCACGCCGAGCGCGCGAACGCCCTCGCGTCGCTGAAGCTCATCGAGGCACTCTCGGCGGACGTCCTGCTGCCCGGTCACGGCCCCGTGCACCGCGGATCCGTGAGCGAGGCGGCCCAGCGCGCCCGGGCACTCGCCAACTGACGGCCGCCGTGAGCCCGCCGACTCAGGGCCGCGGGGTTCCCGGCTGGACGGTGTCGAGGTAGGCCCGCAGCGCGTCCCGGTTGCGGGCCAGGCAGTCGATGCGGCTCTGGATGCGGTCGATCTCGCTCCGCAGGAGTGCGGCGGTCTCCTGGGTCAGGCACTCGGGGTGGAGAGGGATCTCGCCGGGGTCGGACAGGAACGGCAGGATGACACGGATGATCTCGGTGGTGAGCCCGGAGTCGAGCCGTCCGCGGATCTGCCGTACGCACGGGACGGCCGCGTCGCCGTACGAGCGATAGCCGTTGGCGACCCGCGCGGGGCGCAGCAGGCCCTGCTCCTCGTAGTAGCGCAGCATCCGGGTGTGGACGCCGGTGCGGCGCGACAGCTCACCGATCCTCATGACCTTCGGCGTGCCGTCCCTACTCTCCGCGCTGCTCGCGCCCTGGGTGCGGTGGCGGGTTCCGGGCCTGCCCGGCGAACCGGCGGGCGGGCGGGTACCCCTGCGCCGGGGGCGGTAGAGGGTGCCGGCCCCCGCGACCGCCTTGGCGGTGGTCGGCGGAAGGGCAGCCCCGTAAGCGGCTGCGCGCCGACGCGCAACGCAGCACCGACGCCCTGATCACTGCGGCCGCGGAAAGTCTTCGCCACTTCGGGAGTGGACGCACCGGTGCGGGACCACGGCGGCATCGGCTTCCCGAGTCGCTTCCTCGTTCACGATGCTCCCCCTTGCTAACCGGAACGCCGTTCCGTATTGTCCATGCTGAACGCTGTTCCGTTTCTGCCGGCCTGACGCGCCACGGCGGGCAATGGCCGACGCGCAAGGAGACTCATGAAGTACCGCACACTGGGCCGAACCGGCATCAAGGTCAGCCCTTACTGTCTGGGCGCGATGATGTTCGGCGCCATCGGCAACCCCGACCACGACGACTCCGTCCGGATCATCCACAAGGCGCTGGACGCGGGCATCAACTTCGTCGACACCGCGGACGCCTACTCACGCGGCGAGTCCGAGGAAATCGTCGGCAAGGCCCTCAAGGGCCGCCGGGACGACGTCGTGCTCGCCACCAAGGCCCACCTCCCCATGGGGGACGACCCCAACCAGCGGGGCAACTCGCGGCGCTGGCTGGTCCGCGCGCTGGAGGACTCGCTGCGCCGGCTCGGAACCGACCACGTCGACCTGTTCCAGATCCACCGGCCCGCCCCGGACACCGACGTGGAGGAGACCCTCTCGGCCCTCACCGACCTGGTGCGCGCGGGCAAGGTCCGGGCCATCGGCACCTCCTCCTTCCCCGCCTCGGACCTCGTCGAGGCGCAGTGGGTCGCCGAGCGACGGGGCCTGACGCGGTTCCGCAGCGAGCAGCCGACGTACTCGATCCTCAACCGCGGCATCGAGCGCGAGGTGCTGCCCGTCTGCGAGCGCTACGGCATGGGCGCCCTGGTCTACAGCCCGCTCGCGGGCGGCCTGCTGACCGGCCGCTACCGCAAGGACCGCCAGGCCGACAGCCACCGTGCCGCCTTCGGCTTCAAGCACCTCAGCGACGAACGCCGGCTCGACATCGTCGAACAGCTCATCCCCCTGGCCGAGAAGGCGGGGATGCCGCTGACGCACCTGGCCATGGCGTTCGCGATCGCCCACCCCGGCGTCACCTCCGCGATCATCGGACCACGCACGATGGCCCACTTGGACGACCTCCTCGCGGGCGCGGAGACCACTCTGACCGACGAGCTCCTCGACCAGATCGACGCGATCGTGCCGCCCGGCACCGACATCGGGACGCTCGACATGGCCTACAACCCGCCCGCCATCCAGCAGACCGCCCTGCGCCGCCGCCTGCCCGACGAACGCTCCGCCGCCTGAACCGGGGCCCGGCCTGATCCACCGGACAGGCCGCCCTAGCCGAGTTCGAGCGTGGTAACCCCGTAGACCCGCTCGCCGCTGAACGGCCTGACCGGGCCGGTGTACATCCGGGCGGTCTCGAAGGAGGGGGTGAGGCCGAACTCCTCGGCGAGGGCGACGCCCGGCACGTTCGACTCGGGGATGTCGATGGCGACCTCGCCCCCGGGAGCGTCGGCGGCCAGCGCCAGCAGGAGGGCGCGGGCATCCTCGGCGGTGTCGGCGAACAGCGGGCCCACGCGCGGGCGGTCGAGGGCGGGCCGGATCACCGCGTAGCCGGTGAGGTGGCCGTCGGCGACGCGGACGAAGGTGCGGTGGCCGGGACCGGTGAGCCACCGTTCCAGGAAGCGGGGGCGGTCGGCCGGGCAGCAGACACTGTCGTACGCCGCGATCGACGCGAAGTCGGCCGCTGCGGCGGGCCGCACCCCCGGTGGCGTCTGTTCCGCCGGCACGGTTCCGATGAACCGGACGGTGCGGTGGGCGAGTTCGAAGCCGGACTTGCGGTAGTTGTCCTGCTGCGCCACCACACCGTCCAGACCGACGGTCCGGCCGCCGGCGTGGGCGAGGGCCGTCTTCCAGGTGGCGAGGCCGTGGCCGCGGCCGCGCAGATCGGGTCGTACGAGATAGAAGCCCAGGAAGGCGTAGTCGGCGTCGTACGTCACGACCGAGACCGCCGAGACCGGCTGCCCGTCGATCCTGCCGATGAAGAAACCCTCGGGATCCTGGGCGAAGAAGCTCGGTGCGTCGGACAGCCCCGGATTCCATCCCTCGTCCCCCGCCCACCCGCTGATCACCGACCAGTCGTCGAGCGAGGCCCGGGCGACGACGAGATCCGCGAAACCCGGAGAAGTCATGTGTGCGCTCCATTCGCTTGCGGCGGGGGTGCGCGGCGGTCGCCCGCGCCCGCAGCATCCTTCCCGATCTCCACGGGGATTTCAGCTTGATTCTTGCGAGGAATCCCGGGCGTTTGCGCCCAGGAGGAATCGCATCCTTGGTGGGGTGGCGCGGAGCGCCGCCGTGTCGTGGCGGCGGAGCCGCTGATGGCTCACCCAGGACGTTCCTGGTTCTCGATGTACTCCTTGATGACCGTAAGGGGTGCGCCGTCTGCGGATCCG is a window of Streptomyces sp. NBC_00271 DNA encoding:
- a CDS encoding GNAT family N-acetyltransferase encodes the protein MTSPGFADLVVARASLDDWSVISGWAGDEGWNPGLSDAPSFFAQDPEGFFIGRIDGQPVSAVSVVTYDADYAFLGFYLVRPDLRGRGHGLATWKTALAHAGGRTVGLDGVVAQQDNYRKSGFELAHRTVRFIGTVPAEQTPPGVRPAAAADFASIAAYDSVCCPADRPRFLERWLTGPGHRTFVRVADGHLTGYAVIRPALDRPRVGPLFADTAEDARALLLALAADAPGGEVAIDIPESNVPGVALAEEFGLTPSFETARMYTGPVRPFSGERVYGVTTLELG
- a CDS encoding MerR family transcriptional regulator is translated as MRIGELSRRTGVHTRMLRYYEEQGLLRPARVANGYRSYGDAAVPCVRQIRGRLDSGLTTEIIRVILPFLSDPGEIPLHPECLTQETAALLRSEIDRIQSRIDCLARNRDALRAYLDTVQPGTPRP
- a CDS encoding GlsB/YeaQ/YmgE family stress response membrane protein, with the protein product MEISGIISAILIGIIIGILGRLVVPGRQRIGILWTILVGIVAAFIGSGIAAAFGVANTKGVDWIEWLIQIGLAAVGVAALDRVKVRR
- a CDS encoding hydrolase — translated: MLGFRRSRHRLTTAAAVFGLLVAGAAVQASAAAPAAAATPHRILLDNAHAETAGNADWIISTSQPDPLGQDSSPSAETDWTGALSSWGVALQKTGDYSLKTLPSGSSLAYGGSTATDLSNFDTLVLPEPNTLFTTAEKTAIMTFVKNGGGLFMVSDHTGADRNSDGEDAVEILNDLMTNNSVDSTDPFGFSIDTLSISSDYPSAISDSSNAVLHGSFGTVTKSLIASGTTATLKPADNSAVKGLLYRTGYSGNTGAFFATSTFGSGRVAFWGDSSPIDDGTGQSGNTLYDGWNDTGATDAALALNATEWLAGGGSSGGGGGGGTCTAAQLLANPGFESGNTSWTATSGVITNSSSEAARTGSYKAWLNGYGSANTDTLSQSVTIPSGCAATLNFYLHVDTAETTTSTAYDTLKAQVLNSSGTVLSTLATYSNLNAASGYTLRSFDLSSYAGQTVTVKFTGTEGSTLQTSFVLDDTALNVS
- a CDS encoding MBL fold metallo-hydrolase codes for the protein MREDAIVEVAAGIHLVHGSNTNWVILTEGDAVTLIDTGYPGDRPDVLASLDALGHSPEAISAVLITHAHNDHLGSAEYLSSTYGVPVHLHEEEVPHARREFLQQVSVGEVMRQAWRPGVLPWAVHAIRSGGKADVRMTRPEPFPGQGALDLPGGPVPVHTPGHTAGHCVYHLPDAGIVISGDALVSGHPTSRIQGPQLLPAMFHAERANALASLKLIEALSADVLLPGHGPVHRGSVSEAAQRARALAN
- a CDS encoding GNAT family N-acetyltransferase, which produces MDHVAVLALFDRDMREGARPDSPGARVERVDKVVRQVGTEHGWNGVIWSDLDESIADAAIAEQMRYFGELGREFEWKLYGHDKPEGLGKRLRAAGFVAQPEETLMIAELGDLALDAQPPEGVRLLPVTDRAGVDLVADVHEQAFGTDSTRMRHQLLAQLTGDEDNVVAVVALAGDVPVSAARMELVPGTRFAGLWGGGTIDSWRRRGIYRALVAHRARVAAERGYRYVQVDATSQSRPVLARLGFEPLTTTTPYVYG
- a CDS encoding aldo/keto reductase, which encodes MKYRTLGRTGIKVSPYCLGAMMFGAIGNPDHDDSVRIIHKALDAGINFVDTADAYSRGESEEIVGKALKGRRDDVVLATKAHLPMGDDPNQRGNSRRWLVRALEDSLRRLGTDHVDLFQIHRPAPDTDVEETLSALTDLVRAGKVRAIGTSSFPASDLVEAQWVAERRGLTRFRSEQPTYSILNRGIEREVLPVCERYGMGALVYSPLAGGLLTGRYRKDRQADSHRAAFGFKHLSDERRLDIVEQLIPLAEKAGMPLTHLAMAFAIAHPGVTSAIIGPRTMAHLDDLLAGAETTLTDELLDQIDAIVPPGTDIGTLDMAYNPPAIQQTALRRRLPDERSAA
- a CDS encoding ricin-type beta-trefoil lectin domain protein, translating into MSPHSHTARLRGLLKRAAVHGVVLGLAIAGLAGVGRSATSLTAEPTAVSTNQIGVAPAPMGWASWNTFASVIDYDTIKAQADALVSSGMAAAGYKYVNIDEGWWLGTRDSSGNITVDTAKWPGGMKAIVDYIHSKGLKAGIYTDAGKNGCGYYYPTPSGTPAAPNTGMEGHNQQDLETFQNWGFDFLKVDWCGGDAEGLDQETTYKAIRDANTAATAVTGRSLVLSLCEWGTGNPWNWAAGTGAMWRTSTDIVYYPDNPTMTSILANFDKSLHPAAQHTGYYNDPDMMTVGMNGLSAAQNRTHMGLWAISGAPLLAGNNLATMSATTASILTNSEVVAIDQDPRGLQGVKVAEDSTGLQVYSKILSGTGKRAVLLLNRTSAAANITARWQDMGLTTASAAVRNVWSASNAGSFATSYTTSVPAGEGVLLTVSGTEASGTTYEDTTSATTPAFTGVTASAAGTELIDITYANGGTADRKATLQVGGQYAQTLAFPPTGSATTYRTVSVLASLAKGSNTLTFGALGTAPDIDAVAVRAVPGTNGTAVVGTGSGRCLDFFKSTITNNSQAELWDCGGGQNQTFTYTSRGELVVYGNKCLDAYNSGTANGTKVVLWDCNGGTNQKWTFNSNGTVTNNVSGLCLDALGAATANGTLIDLWSCNGGSNQQWTRN